In the genome of Bradyrhizobium sp. CIAT3101, one region contains:
- a CDS encoding flavin reductase family protein, with protein sequence MGRSDIHLVTDGNEIEHQFRAVMRRLAGGVSIITAGRDDDITGMTVTSLTSLSASPPRVLVSVNRQASSFALIQRFGTFGINILGSDQQELADRFSDSRLKGPQRFEGVPWSAGTSGVPLLRHSLATVECQVEEIIERYSHGIIVGSLLSFDLSRELSGLVYWNGQYIEIKHDFDLDLLAEISIPLAHVR encoded by the coding sequence ATGGGAAGATCGGACATCCATCTCGTCACCGACGGCAACGAGATCGAACATCAGTTCCGCGCCGTGATGCGCCGCCTCGCCGGCGGCGTCAGCATCATCACGGCCGGCCGCGACGACGACATCACGGGGATGACCGTGACGTCCCTGACGTCGCTCAGCGCAAGCCCGCCCCGGGTGCTGGTCAGCGTCAACCGACAGGCATCGTCCTTTGCGCTGATCCAGCGCTTCGGCACGTTCGGCATCAACATTCTCGGCTCCGACCAGCAGGAGCTGGCGGACCGCTTCAGCGACAGCCGCCTGAAGGGGCCCCAGCGCTTCGAGGGCGTGCCCTGGTCTGCCGGCACCTCGGGCGTGCCGCTGCTCCGACACTCGCTGGCGACCGTCGAATGCCAGGTCGAGGAGATCATCGAGCGCTATTCTCACGGAATCATCGTCGGCAGCCTCCTGAGCTTCGACCTCTCGCGCGAGCTGTCGGGGCTGGTATACTGGAACGGGCAATACATCGAGATCAAACACGATTTCGACCTCGATTTGCTCGCCGAGATCAGCATTCCGCTGGCACATGTCAGATGA
- a CDS encoding acyl-CoA dehydrogenase, translated as MNKSVSAPSLNASEPLKTGSPGLEALLNQIAEGASVRERDRALPFEVIDLIRRARLGALRLPVSAGGAGSTIRDLFAFVIRLGEADANVAHILRNHFSVVERLVRTPKDEQSRDWQKAVAGGAIIGLATTELESPRVGNVTPGTTFTPDGSGDYLLNGTKYYSTGTLYSDYVLVRAADPSGATGATIVPIKREGIELVDDWDGLGQRLTATGTTHFHNVKVGRKEVVFDEPDSGYGVPYSNTFAQLFLTAVVAGIARATLRDATALIHSRKRTFYYAPTEIPTDDPLLQQTVGQIASGAFAAEAVVLAAAEALDVATDAFDAGATNAADAAHTAALLSAKAKIIADDFAIRGGSLLFDVGGASATKKVTNFDRHWRNARTLSSHNPTTYKARSIGQYEISGTPLPAKGFF; from the coding sequence ATGAACAAATCCGTATCCGCCCCCTCCCTGAACGCGTCCGAGCCGCTCAAGACCGGCTCGCCGGGACTGGAGGCGCTGCTCAACCAGATCGCAGAGGGCGCGAGCGTACGCGAACGCGATCGCGCGCTGCCCTTCGAGGTGATCGACCTCATCCGCCGCGCCCGTCTCGGCGCATTGCGGCTTCCCGTGAGTGCCGGCGGCGCCGGCAGCACGATCCGCGATCTCTTCGCCTTCGTCATCCGCCTCGGCGAGGCCGATGCCAATGTCGCGCATATCCTGCGCAATCATTTCAGCGTGGTCGAGCGGCTGGTACGCACGCCCAAGGACGAGCAGAGCCGTGACTGGCAGAAGGCGGTCGCGGGAGGCGCGATCATCGGGCTTGCCACGACCGAGCTCGAAAGCCCCCGCGTCGGCAACGTGACGCCGGGTACGACCTTTACACCCGATGGCAGCGGTGACTACCTGCTGAACGGCACCAAATATTACAGCACCGGCACGCTGTACTCGGATTACGTCCTGGTCCGCGCGGCCGATCCGTCCGGGGCGACCGGCGCGACGATCGTTCCGATCAAGCGCGAGGGCATCGAGCTGGTCGACGATTGGGACGGGCTCGGGCAGCGGCTCACCGCGACCGGCACGACCCACTTCCACAATGTGAAAGTCGGACGCAAGGAAGTGGTCTTCGACGAGCCCGACTCCGGCTATGGCGTGCCCTACTCCAACACGTTCGCCCAGCTGTTCCTGACCGCGGTCGTTGCCGGCATCGCGCGAGCGACCCTGCGCGACGCCACGGCCCTCATCCATTCCCGCAAGCGAACCTTCTACTACGCGCCGACCGAGATCCCGACCGACGATCCCCTGCTTCAACAGACCGTCGGCCAGATCGCCAGCGGCGCCTTCGCGGCCGAAGCCGTGGTGCTGGCCGCCGCCGAAGCACTCGACGTCGCGACTGACGCGTTCGACGCCGGTGCCACCAATGCGGCGGATGCGGCCCACACCGCCGCGCTGCTCTCGGCCAAGGCCAAGATCATCGCGGACGATTTCGCCATCCGTGGCGGCAGCCTGCTGTTCGACGTCGGCGGCGCTTCAGCGACCAAGAAGGTCACCAATTTCGACCGCCACTGGCGCAACGCGCGAACACTGTCCTCGCACAATCCAACCACTTACAAGGCCCGCTCGATCGGCCAATACGAGATCAGCGGCACACCGCTGCCGGCGAAGGGCTTCTTCTAG